The Ahaetulla prasina isolate Xishuangbanna chromosome 3, ASM2864084v1, whole genome shotgun sequence genome window below encodes:
- the EDN1 gene encoding endothelin-1 produces MDYTRMILPLLFVISQGAQHADAAVGAWVEATKQPASAPSPPRRVKRCSCYSMMDKECVYFCHLDIIWINTPERIVPYGLGSLSRTRRSLKDFPLETLQLSHSRCHCASLKDKKCMNFCQPGTEHRSQSTTEKELKHLLKGRDCKGLGLKCTFHQLAESKKMKRLDTLRNSIKAASNIAKLVSKLHKPKQLKHNRTYEKQNIWQSLKMTS; encoded by the exons ATGGATTACACGCGGATGATCCTTCCCCTGCTTTTTGTGATCAGCCAGGGAGCTCAGCACGCCG ATGCAGCGGTCGGTGCCTGGGTGGAAGCCACCAAGCAGCCCGCGAGCGCCCCCTCGCCGCCGCGCAGGGTGAAGCGTTGCTCCTGTTATTCCATGATGGATAAAGAGTGCGTCTATTTctgccacctggacatcatctgGATTAACACTCCGGA GCGGATTGTGCCGTATGGGCTTGGAAGCCTTTCTCGAACCAGAAGATCCTTAAAAGATTTCCCACTTGAGACACTTCAGCTGTCTCACAGCAGATGCCACTGTGCTAGCCTGAAGGACAAGAAGTGTATGAACTTTTGCCAGCCAGGAACAGAGCACAG ATCTCAGTCCACTACAGAGAAGGAATTGAAACATCTGCTTAAAGGGAGAGATTGCAAAGGACTTGGACTGAAGTGTACATTTCATCAGCTGGCTGAAAGCAAGAAAATGAAGAG GTTGGATACTCTTCGAAACAGCATCAAAGCTGCTTCCAATATTGCCAAACTGGTAAGCAAGCTGCACAAACCAAAGCAGCTGAAGCATAACCGGACATACGAAAAACAAAACATCTGGCAAAGCCTGAAAATGACATCATAG